One segment of Stomatobaculum sp. F0698 DNA contains the following:
- a CDS encoding InlB B-repeat-containing protein encodes MSNSKNSLRGILRRALAQLLAFLMVFGLAMSSLSVKNAYATELQPGGSNSGATEATAFEWIGPTIGASSEGDSRSTKRFDIHGLNTGQHTYTAGSIQTTWAHRGYATWIVKADSPTASAPSETSYFGLSGYQALKPSPANNGDVVTDTNLGIEYRMLVSPGPDGRSIIVDYYLHNTTNTTGRFWMGTGADSMINGDDQAICYKTPVGFHMVNRTTKETFDLITTDSSLGLTTPDARYVGHYSPYWKYLFVGNTATETHGEDSGVAYSWQIDLHPYETVHRRTAFLIKATSYYVSSAHGNDTTGEGTYQKPYATVQKAVDLLSGKKGFIYIIDYDGAPVNLSGNGTNTDVVIATTDYEFGQGATPYTGPTVEVTSNTPGTPLFTQTGTGKYTIEKLILKGGAADRQASLISVNSGTLRLGDQASVQNSKIDVETAGAAIDIKGGTLQLEHGSNVSGNVSKTNGRGAINFETGELKLAGSKPSGASVINVNGNTDGEGKPSNVFIAINKKISVMQSIAGSSIGVSKKGVNPNKDLPDAFSGVGTPTAAQEKNFAEPGTGVVASSVAPFSTFFTADQADKYGLSVADSATAADNAALRRAGYSLSFQYVDAHGDPVTGAENRAAKSIAAGEPVDEPAPTVTPPSYRLSSIDTDETSVGGAALKLTPDSTATSPNFGKVTGVMPKQDTVITYHYVRDNSTITFDAKGGTPTPAPLSGLAGDPTNALAPTVTKYGYDFHGWNKRGSATVTPVPIPSTFPATPEIYDAIYSVNHNIKFAYTTSYENQNGSIVFQTRTTPAASGFSVEDPLSGNLKVVPGYVWAPVDSFTNPSTYQFSDQTAPAPFGTFDTVAGSANYGKFTGRFPGQDAAITWRYRVDPSHAGFQLKVNHVSPAGTVVAPSTTTMVKPEDPISISPVSTFGYTYDHYDVVTGNTANDTDPNPLVFALSGSADAAGNFTGVMPNQNVEINYVYTGAGTGQEFTLAHEDLGTNDSLLRNIVAPVVTPKATDDTVEGDPLNMPELYGYIYNSYNDNPVGVPIAGDATTFNTANNHYRAKMPTGDFKLSYRYNRDASAWSNIQFYSGKDTVGGTELGTLSSDNMAPADDPTKLVSPDVLANGTNSFKVSVLKDNGAGLGYTYADLKAKRLLPIVTANDYHYMLDGWFVDTNNNRVMDGSEHLLQDTDRFQGGENLVAAFKEDPAWWIDINFAPFDNHVTWNPAVPTTLHTWKDKTWGQVEPAATSYTGEVNYLYKGWFHNGAMMNAGDAIADGETYLVKFYPDPAVFGTNVHPVDAGGSLDTQGKGVVTAYDTKPGYKYIVVDPYGKVVGVGDGSVTGRTYFNNLTPGTTYQVYEAEGDNTAQVGDDISNVPAPISSPSDAHVPAVDTNKQMTYNPDDETKVDLTIDPSDRDADYALIDENGNVVTTPETQADGWQAGTPGRITFSGLDANKTYTVVARPHGRNDITALSKLPDGTPVTMDPGGELEIPKFSITTTDGESEITTVNGNAINTNYFDEAHKDETVVLTAPATNSAGETFKEWRVTTGIIPGITSQLGNATLTFTMPDTNVVLTAYYNRNLNGNSPVTDEVRGGNPGEMALDPNEIPGLENDLTTPDDRVIMNVNHADVSYKVVYQKKNVPAAVASALKSDPATVDAANHPTAFTAAWEVQTNIERYVNGRLVPRATASNAIFRTYVQLDKEDVNNLDYQLLRYDTATSTYVPETLTPADIYASGGLFQFTAQEGVKYYLVYSKAYKVTFINDKDTVAPWPQYSFPVRKGESPSDADYSTQYSTVLNNTPTGSATHFVDPATGVEYDWQGWSRKADKYRAFDDTAPIKKRTIVYGYWKDNKEEVDNARNGLDDAIKKAIKLADDFFLKRKETAALINGVPGVHTGINDAIAVFERTNPRATAAELQQALDDLLDAIQRYENTLNPRYDHYGRISNDALSGGGIGGGGRGNGGSSGGGSGRSSGGSGGGGGRGGSSRGRSGGSGSISAGVGSTFGKPNLIGNEAFIADYEPSYTVGTNGNWELINPEHSEWIFTLNGGIRLVSRWAKLDYANGDVNKNGWYHFNSHGIMDFGWFRDEKLDWYYCNTEHDGWLGKMQMGWHYDEADKHWYYLDPATGIMQTGWQQINGKWYYFAPTTSANTYEYDSVNERWFYKSNSVVRPMGSMYQNETTPDGYRVDANGAWIH; translated from the coding sequence ATGAGCAACAGCAAGAATTCTCTCCGCGGTATTCTTCGGAGAGCACTCGCTCAGCTCCTCGCATTTCTCATGGTCTTTGGCCTTGCAATGAGCAGCCTGAGCGTGAAGAATGCATATGCGACGGAGTTGCAACCGGGTGGAAGTAACAGTGGTGCGACAGAAGCTACCGCTTTCGAGTGGATCGGACCTACGATAGGTGCATCCTCGGAGGGTGATAGCAGATCAACAAAGCGTTTTGACATCCACGGTTTGAATACTGGTCAGCACACCTATACGGCCGGCAGCATTCAAACTACATGGGCGCACAGAGGATACGCAACCTGGATTGTCAAAGCGGATAGCCCCACGGCTTCGGCGCCGTCGGAAACCAGTTATTTCGGCTTGTCGGGCTATCAGGCTTTAAAGCCTTCGCCGGCCAACAACGGTGATGTTGTTACAGATACGAATCTCGGAATCGAGTACCGCATGCTGGTCTCTCCGGGTCCGGACGGCAGAAGCATCATCGTCGACTACTACCTCCACAACACAACCAACACGACCGGACGTTTTTGGATGGGTACCGGCGCGGACAGCATGATCAACGGAGACGACCAGGCAATTTGTTACAAGACCCCGGTTGGCTTCCACATGGTTAACCGCACCACGAAGGAGACCTTCGACCTGATCACGACTGATAGCTCCCTTGGTCTCACTACGCCGGATGCGCGTTATGTCGGACATTATTCTCCGTATTGGAAGTACTTATTCGTAGGCAATACTGCGACGGAAACTCACGGAGAGGACTCCGGTGTCGCATACTCGTGGCAGATTGACCTGCACCCGTATGAGACGGTTCACCGCAGAACTGCCTTCCTGATTAAGGCGACTTCCTACTACGTTTCCAGCGCACACGGTAATGATACGACGGGTGAAGGTACCTACCAGAAGCCTTACGCGACGGTGCAGAAGGCGGTTGACCTGCTCTCCGGTAAAAAGGGCTTTATCTACATTATCGACTACGATGGAGCTCCGGTTAACCTTTCGGGTAACGGCACGAACACGGATGTTGTTATTGCTACCACAGACTATGAGTTTGGTCAGGGTGCGACTCCGTATACCGGGCCGACCGTTGAGGTGACTTCGAACACGCCCGGCACGCCGCTGTTCACGCAGACCGGCACCGGTAAGTACACGATTGAGAAGCTGATTTTGAAGGGCGGCGCCGCAGACCGTCAGGCTTCACTCATTTCAGTTAACTCCGGTACCCTGCGCCTCGGTGATCAGGCATCGGTACAGAATTCGAAAATCGATGTTGAAACGGCCGGCGCGGCAATTGACATTAAGGGCGGAACGCTTCAGCTGGAGCACGGCTCCAATGTGAGCGGCAACGTTTCCAAGACCAACGGCCGCGGCGCAATCAACTTTGAGACCGGCGAACTGAAACTTGCTGGTAGCAAGCCCTCCGGCGCTTCCGTGATCAATGTCAACGGCAACACGGACGGTGAGGGCAAGCCGAGCAATGTCTTTATCGCAATAAATAAGAAGATTTCTGTAATGCAGAGCATTGCGGGTTCTAGCATCGGTGTTTCGAAGAAGGGTGTGAACCCGAACAAGGATCTTCCGGATGCCTTCTCCGGTGTGGGTACGCCGACGGCTGCACAGGAGAAGAACTTTGCGGAACCGGGCACCGGCGTTGTGGCAAGCAGCGTGGCGCCGTTCAGCACCTTCTTCACCGCAGACCAGGCGGATAAGTACGGCCTCTCGGTTGCTGACTCCGCAACGGCGGCAGACAATGCGGCGCTCCGAAGAGCGGGCTACTCCCTGAGCTTCCAGTATGTGGATGCACACGGTGATCCGGTCACGGGCGCGGAAAACCGCGCGGCAAAGAGCATCGCGGCAGGAGAACCGGTTGACGAGCCGGCACCGACCGTAACGCCTCCGTCTTATCGTCTTTCCAGCATTGACACGGATGAGACCTCTGTCGGCGGCGCAGCGCTCAAGCTCACGCCGGACAGCACGGCGACCAGCCCGAACTTCGGTAAGGTCACCGGTGTCATGCCGAAGCAGGATACGGTCATTACCTATCATTATGTAAGAGATAACAGCACCATCACCTTCGATGCAAAGGGCGGTACTCCGACCCCGGCACCGCTCAGCGGCCTTGCGGGCGATCCGACCAACGCACTTGCACCGACGGTCACGAAGTACGGCTACGATTTCCACGGTTGGAACAAGAGAGGTTCGGCTACGGTGACCCCGGTTCCGATTCCGTCGACCTTCCCGGCAACCCCGGAAATCTATGATGCAATTTACAGCGTCAACCATAACATCAAGTTTGCTTACACGACTTCCTATGAGAACCAGAACGGAAGCATCGTGTTCCAGACGAGAACCACACCGGCAGCAAGCGGCTTCTCGGTTGAGGATCCGCTGAGCGGTAACCTCAAGGTTGTTCCGGGTTATGTCTGGGCTCCGGTGGATTCCTTCACGAACCCGAGCACCTATCAGTTCAGCGATCAGACCGCTCCGGCACCCTTCGGTACCTTTGATACGGTCGCAGGCAGCGCGAACTACGGTAAGTTCACGGGTCGCTTCCCGGGTCAGGATGCGGCAATCACCTGGCGCTATCGCGTGGACCCGTCTCACGCGGGCTTCCAGCTCAAGGTGAACCATGTTTCCCCGGCGGGCACGGTTGTTGCGCCCTCCACCACCACGATGGTGAAGCCGGAGGATCCGATCAGCATCAGCCCGGTGAGCACCTTCGGTTACACCTATGACCACTACGATGTGGTTACGGGTAACACGGCAAACGACACAGATCCGAACCCGCTTGTGTTTGCGCTCAGCGGCAGCGCGGATGCGGCAGGTAACTTCACCGGCGTGATGCCGAACCAGAATGTCGAGATTAACTACGTCTACACCGGTGCAGGCACCGGCCAGGAATTCACCCTGGCGCACGAGGACCTCGGCACGAACGACAGCCTCTTGAGAAACATTGTTGCTCCGGTGGTGACGCCGAAGGCAACGGATGATACGGTTGAGGGCGATCCGCTCAATATGCCGGAGCTCTACGGCTATATCTACAACAGCTACAATGACAATCCGGTGGGTGTGCCGATTGCGGGCGATGCAACGACCTTCAATACCGCAAACAACCACTACAGAGCGAAGATGCCGACCGGCGACTTTAAGCTCAGCTATCGTTATAACAGAGATGCAAGCGCTTGGAGCAACATCCAGTTCTACAGCGGTAAGGACACGGTGGGCGGCACGGAACTCGGTACCCTGAGCTCCGATAACATGGCACCGGCAGACGATCCGACCAAGCTTGTCTCCCCGGATGTGCTTGCAAACGGCACGAACTCCTTCAAGGTGAGCGTGCTGAAGGACAACGGCGCAGGTCTCGGCTACACCTATGCGGATCTTAAGGCAAAGCGCCTTCTTCCGATTGTCACCGCAAACGACTACCACTACATGCTCGACGGCTGGTTCGTGGATACGAACAACAACCGCGTCATGGACGGCAGTGAGCACCTCCTTCAGGATACTGATCGCTTCCAGGGCGGCGAGAATCTCGTTGCTGCATTCAAGGAAGATCCGGCTTGGTGGATTGACATTAACTTTGCACCGTTTGACAACCATGTCACCTGGAATCCGGCTGTTCCGACCACGCTTCACACTTGGAAGGACAAGACCTGGGGTCAGGTTGAGCCGGCAGCGACGAGCTACACCGGTGAGGTCAACTACCTCTACAAGGGTTGGTTCCACAACGGCGCAATGATGAACGCAGGCGATGCAATCGCAGACGGCGAGACCTACCTCGTCAAGTTCTATCCGGATCCGGCGGTCTTCGGCACCAACGTGCACCCAGTGGATGCGGGCGGTAGCCTTGATACCCAGGGTAAGGGCGTTGTGACGGCTTACGACACGAAGCCCGGCTACAAGTACATTGTCGTGGATCCCTACGGCAAGGTTGTGGGTGTCGGCGACGGCAGCGTGACCGGCAGAACCTACTTCAACAACCTCACGCCCGGAACGACCTATCAGGTCTACGAGGCAGAGGGCGATAACACGGCACAGGTCGGCGATGACATCTCGAACGTGCCGGCACCGATCAGCAGCCCGAGCGATGCACATGTTCCGGCGGTTGATACGAACAAGCAGATGACTTACAACCCGGACGATGAGACGAAGGTTGACTTAACGATCGATCCCTCCGACAGAGATGCGGACTACGCACTCATCGATGAGAACGGAAACGTCGTGACGACGCCGGAGACCCAGGCGGACGGCTGGCAGGCGGGAACGCCGGGAAGAATTACCTTCTCCGGTCTCGATGCCAACAAGACCTATACCGTGGTCGCAAGACCGCACGGCAGAAACGATATCACCGCGCTCAGCAAGCTTCCGGACGGAACCCCGGTTACCATGGATCCGGGCGGCGAGCTTGAGATTCCGAAGTTCAGCATCACGACTACGGACGGCGAGAGTGAAATCACGACTGTTAACGGCAACGCAATCAACACGAACTACTTCGACGAGGCACACAAGGACGAGACGGTTGTCCTGACCGCACCGGCAACGAACAGCGCGGGCGAGACCTTCAAGGAGTGGAGAGTTACGACCGGTATCATTCCGGGCATCACGAGCCAGCTCGGCAACGCGACGCTGACCTTCACGATGCCGGATACGAACGTGGTCCTGACCGCTTACTATAACCGTAACTTAAACGGCAATTCGCCGGTCACGGATGAGGTTCGCGGCGGTAACCCGGGCGAGATGGCGCTGGATCCGAACGAGATTCCGGGTCTTGAGAATGACCTGACCACTCCGGATGACCGTGTCATCATGAACGTGAACCATGCGGATGTTTCCTACAAGGTGGTCTACCAGAAGAAGAACGTCCCGGCGGCGGTTGCTTCGGCGCTGAAGAGCGATCCGGCAACGGTCGATGCGGCAAACCACCCGACTGCATTTACGGCGGCTTGGGAGGTCCAGACCAACATTGAGCGCTATGTAAACGGCAGACTTGTGCCGCGTGCAACCGCTTCCAATGCAATCTTCCGCACCTATGTACAGCTTGACAAGGAAGATGTGAATAACCTCGACTACCAGCTGCTTCGTTACGATACGGCTACGTCGACATACGTTCCGGAGACCCTGACGCCTGCGGATATCTACGCGAGCGGCGGCCTCTTCCAGTTCACTGCGCAGGAAGGTGTTAAGTACTACCTGGTTTACTCGAAGGCTTACAAGGTGACCTTCATCAACGATAAGGACACCGTCGCACCGTGGCCGCAGTACAGCTTCCCGGTGAGAAAGGGTGAGTCCCCGAGCGATGCAGACTATTCGACGCAATACAGCACGGTTCTCAACAACACGCCGACCGGCAGTGCAACACACTTTGTCGATCCGGCAACCGGCGTTGAGTACGACTGGCAGGGTTGGAGCCGCAAGGCGGATAAGTACAGAGCGTTTGACGATACCGCGCCGATCAAGAAGCGCACCATTGTCTACGGCTACTGGAAGGACAACAAGGAAGAGGTTGATAACGCGAGAAACGGCCTCGATGATGCAATCAAGAAGGCAATTAAGCTTGCGGATGATTTCTTCTTAAAGCGCAAGGAGACCGCTGCTCTGATCAACGGTGTTCCGGGCGTACACACCGGCATCAACGATGCAATCGCAGTCTTTGAGCGCACCAATCCGAGAGCAACGGCGGCTGAGCTTCAGCAGGCACTCGACGATTTGCTCGATGCAATTCAGCGCTATGAAAACACGCTGAACCCGCGTTATGACCACTACGGCAGAATTTCGAACGATGCCCTTTCGGGCGGCGGAATCGGCGGCGGCGGTCGCGGTAACGGCGGCAGCAGCGGCGGCGGAAGCGGTCGCAGCAGCGGCGGTAGCGGCGGCGGCGGTGGTCGCGGCGGCAGCAGCCGTGGTCGCAGCGGCGGCAGCGGCAGCATCAGCGCAGGTGTCGGCAGCACCTTCGGTAAGCCGAACCTGATCGGAAACGAGGCCTTCATTGCCGATTACGAGCCGAGCTACACGGTCGGTACGAACGGCAACTGGGAGCTCATTAACCCCGAGCACAGCGAGTGGATCTTCACGCTGAACGGCGGTATCCGCTTGGTGAGCCGCTGGGCTAAGCTTGACTACGCAAACGGCGATGTCAACAAGAACGGTTGGTATCACTTCAACTCGCACGGCATCATGGACTTCGGTTGGTTCCGCGATGAGAAGCTGGATTGGTACTACTGCAATACAGAGCACGACGGCTGGCTCGGAAAGATGCAGATGGGCTGGCACTACGACGAGGCGGATAAGCACTGGTACTACCTGGATCCGGCTACCGGCATCATGCAGACCGGTTGGCAGCAGATTAACGGAAAATGGTACTACTTTGCACCGACCACTTCTGCAAACACCTATGAGTATGACTCGGTGAATGAGAGATGGTTCTACAAGTCCAACTCCGTTGTGAGACCCATGGGTTCCATGTACCAGAATGAGACAACGCCGGACGGTTACCGCGTTGACGCGAACGGCGCGTGGATTCACTGA
- a CDS encoding cell surface protein, giving the protein MKHTKHVKAARAFLLAAAAACLFPTVTAYAIEGWTKVGDEWQYLNREDQPVVNAFKKSKEDWFYLGDSGFILKNRIFNFGGDDYYVDQDGRMVKNAWVFIDSESDPDGAYGEGGWHYFGEDGKGLRAKGKGFRKQVDGKTYAFDENGVMLTGWIDEEGNVIEDEDPFVNARYYADEDGALYTNRWLYYDWGSHLTSEVTGRDYGDYEKMWFYFGADSKKYRSRAGEQPFQRDINGATYGFDEKGVMIEWWDKVASISNAVRSNPTSDERVRYYSGYDGGVLMKNKWFWMYPSANLDEDQNIDLEASWWRSDSKGRAYRNKILRVGQKEYAFDGIGRMKTGFVLFKGKSEFVAQYDVDAWTAADFINGDLYGIEKADLYLFSPDEINDGSMQSGKEITVELADGPRTFAFAPSGKAYGNRNILQKRDNKFYINGLRLDAPEEAGYGIVVQNVGTLGAPQYRFYVVDRSGRIVNGRRVLNTGEGYILVYNGQFLGFTGDEEAPRWRNNGSAGPGFYHYDRTERNHFVRGLIAGPSTTVTKNDVPEDLAVFVADPN; this is encoded by the coding sequence ATGAAACACACAAAGCATGTCAAAGCAGCCAGAGCGTTTCTGCTGGCGGCAGCTGCTGCTTGCCTCTTTCCGACCGTCACAGCCTACGCCATCGAAGGCTGGACCAAAGTCGGAGACGAGTGGCAGTATCTGAACCGGGAGGATCAGCCGGTAGTCAATGCCTTCAAGAAATCGAAGGAAGATTGGTTCTACCTCGGCGATTCCGGGTTCATCCTGAAGAACCGCATCTTCAACTTCGGCGGCGACGATTATTACGTCGACCAGGATGGCCGTATGGTGAAGAATGCCTGGGTCTTCATTGACAGCGAGAGCGATCCGGACGGCGCTTACGGCGAGGGCGGCTGGCACTACTTCGGCGAGGACGGCAAGGGTCTCCGCGCGAAGGGCAAGGGCTTCCGCAAGCAGGTCGACGGCAAGACCTATGCGTTCGATGAGAACGGTGTCATGCTGACCGGCTGGATTGACGAAGAGGGCAATGTCATCGAGGACGAAGATCCCTTCGTGAACGCTCGCTACTATGCGGACGAGGACGGCGCGCTCTACACGAACCGTTGGCTCTACTATGACTGGGGCTCTCACCTGACGAGCGAAGTCACCGGCAGAGACTATGGGGACTACGAGAAGATGTGGTTCTACTTCGGCGCCGACTCCAAGAAGTACAGAAGCCGCGCGGGCGAGCAGCCCTTCCAGCGCGACATCAACGGCGCAACCTACGGCTTCGATGAGAAGGGTGTCATGATCGAGTGGTGGGACAAGGTCGCAAGCATCTCGAATGCGGTGCGTTCCAACCCGACCAGCGACGAGCGTGTCCGCTACTACAGCGGCTACGACGGCGGCGTTCTCATGAAGAACAAGTGGTTCTGGATGTACCCGTCCGCAAACCTGGACGAGGATCAGAACATTGACCTCGAGGCCTCTTGGTGGAGAAGCGACTCGAAGGGCAGAGCATACCGCAACAAGATTCTGCGTGTGGGCCAGAAGGAGTACGCGTTCGACGGTATCGGCAGAATGAAGACCGGTTTTGTCCTCTTCAAGGGCAAGAGCGAGTTTGTCGCACAGTACGATGTCGATGCTTGGACCGCTGCGGACTTCATCAACGGCGACCTCTACGGCATTGAGAAGGCAGACCTCTACCTCTTCTCCCCGGATGAGATCAACGACGGTTCCATGCAGAGCGGCAAGGAGATTACGGTTGAGCTGGCGGACGGCCCGAGAACCTTCGCGTTCGCGCCGAGCGGCAAGGCTTACGGCAACCGCAACATCCTTCAGAAGAGAGACAACAAGTTCTACATCAACGGCCTTCGCCTGGATGCACCGGAAGAGGCAGGCTACGGCATTGTCGTGCAGAACGTCGGAACGCTCGGCGCGCCGCAGTACCGTTTCTACGTGGTCGACAGAAGCGGCAGAATCGTGAACGGCAGACGCGTGCTGAACACGGGCGAGGGTTACATCCTTGTTTACAACGGTCAGTTCCTCGGCTTCACCGGAGATGAGGAAGCGCCGCGTTGGAGAAACAACGGCAGCGCGGGACCGGGCTTCTATCACTATGACAGAACCGAGCGGAACCACTTTGTGCGCGGTCTGATCGCAGGACCTTCCACGACCGTCACGAAGAACGACGTTCCGGAAGATTTGGCTGTCTTTGTGGCAGACCCCAACTAA
- a CDS encoding radical SAM protein, which yields MIDLDLRSCELCPRLCRVNREEKPGACGCSARLLAARAALHFGEEPCISGAEGSGTVFFAGCNLHCVFCQNHKISRERYGRELTAARLAEIFRELEAKGANNINLVTPTPWVTEIIKALELYRPQIPVLYNTSGYERVEVLRALEGLVDVWLPDYKYADGEIAARFSGAPDYPEVARAAIREMYRQSGNLKLNAAGKAVSGVMIRHLVLPLHLKNSFAVLEEIAEEYGTEQYVSLMFQYTPFRETRYAELNRSLTARERARAEDYFLRLGFQNGYIQEADSRGSRFLPDFNLEGV from the coding sequence ATGATAGATTTGGACTTGCGCTCCTGTGAGCTCTGTCCGAGACTCTGTCGCGTCAATCGGGAAGAGAAGCCGGGTGCCTGCGGATGCAGCGCCCGGCTTCTTGCCGCAAGGGCGGCGCTCCACTTCGGGGAAGAACCCTGTATCAGCGGCGCGGAGGGCTCGGGGACGGTCTTTTTTGCGGGCTGCAACCTGCACTGTGTCTTTTGTCAGAACCATAAAATAAGTCGGGAGCGCTACGGAAGGGAGTTAACGGCAGCGCGGCTTGCGGAGATTTTCCGGGAACTCGAGGCAAAGGGGGCAAATAACATTAACCTTGTGACGCCGACCCCTTGGGTCACGGAGATTATAAAGGCCCTGGAGCTGTACCGCCCGCAGATACCTGTCCTTTACAATACCTCCGGCTATGAGCGGGTCGAAGTTCTGCGCGCGCTCGAAGGTCTGGTCGATGTCTGGCTGCCGGACTACAAGTATGCGGACGGGGAGATTGCGGCGCGCTTCTCGGGCGCGCCGGATTATCCGGAAGTCGCAAGGGCGGCCATACGAGAAATGTACCGGCAGAGCGGGAATTTGAAGCTGAACGCGGCGGGAAAGGCAGTTAGCGGCGTGATGATACGCCATCTTGTCCTGCCCCTGCACCTAAAGAACAGCTTTGCGGTGCTGGAAGAAATCGCAGAGGAGTACGGAACAGAGCAGTATGTGAGCCTCATGTTCCAATACACCCCGTTCCGAGAGACGCGCTACGCGGAACTGAATCGCTCGTTGACCGCGAGAGAGCGGGCAAGAGCGGAGGATTACTTCCTTCGCCTCGGCTTTCAAAACGGGTATATTCAAGAGGCGGATAGCCGTGGCAGCCGCTTCCTCCCGGACTTTAATCTGGAAGGAGTATAA
- a CDS encoding glutamine--tRNA ligase/YqeY domain fusion protein: MSEEKRAAEAAEVRENAGTERREKNFIENEIDKDLASGRYSHVQTRFPPEPNGYLHIGHAKSILLNYGLAEEYGGLFNLRYDDTNPTKEKWEFVESIRADVEWLGAKFDNRVFFASNYFETMYECAVKLIKKGKAFVCDLTAEQIREYRGDFNTPGKESPYRNRSVEENLKLFEEMREGKYADGEKVLRAKIDMASPNINMRDPVIYRIAHLSHQNTGDKWCIYPMYDFAHPIEDAVEKITHSICTLEFEDHRPLYDWVVNECEFEEPPRQIEFAKLYLTNVVTGKRYIKKLVEDGIVDGWDDPRLVSIAALRRRGYTPESIKRFVELVGVSKANSSVDSAMLEYCIREDLKLSRARMMAVLKPLKLIIDNYPEGQIEELEMPNNLENPELGSRVIPFGRELWIEEDDFREEPPKKYFRLFPGNEVRLMGAYFVKCVGVDKDENGKVIAVHCTYDPETKSGSGFEGRKVKGTIHWVNASTAVNAECRLYENLVDEEKGKLDENGNLNLNPNSRIILKDCKLEPNFEGAKAYDSYQFVRNGFFCVDSKDSTPENLVFNRIVSLKSSFKL; encoded by the coding sequence ATGAGTGAGGAGAAGAGAGCGGCGGAGGCCGCGGAAGTTCGGGAAAACGCGGGAACGGAGCGCCGCGAAAAGAATTTCATCGAAAATGAGATTGATAAGGATTTGGCCTCGGGAAGATATTCGCATGTCCAGACGCGTTTCCCACCGGAGCCGAACGGCTACCTGCACATCGGTCACGCAAAGTCCATTCTTTTGAACTACGGCCTCGCGGAAGAGTACGGCGGTCTCTTTAACCTCCGCTACGACGACACGAACCCGACCAAGGAAAAGTGGGAGTTTGTCGAGTCCATACGCGCGGATGTGGAGTGGCTCGGCGCAAAGTTCGATAACCGTGTTTTCTTTGCCTCGAACTACTTTGAGACCATGTACGAGTGTGCGGTCAAGCTGATTAAGAAGGGCAAGGCCTTTGTCTGCGACTTGACGGCGGAGCAGATTCGCGAGTACCGCGGCGACTTCAATACGCCCGGCAAGGAGAGTCCCTACCGCAATCGCTCGGTCGAGGAGAATTTAAAGCTCTTCGAGGAGATGCGAGAGGGCAAGTATGCGGACGGCGAGAAGGTACTTCGCGCAAAGATTGACATGGCTTCCCCGAACATCAACATGCGGGATCCGGTCATCTACCGCATTGCGCACCTCTCCCACCAGAATACCGGCGACAAGTGGTGCATCTACCCGATGTACGACTTCGCGCATCCCATTGAGGACGCGGTCGAGAAGATTACCCACTCGATTTGCACCCTCGAGTTTGAGGACCACCGCCCGCTCTACGACTGGGTCGTGAACGAGTGCGAGTTCGAGGAGCCGCCGCGCCAGATTGAGTTTGCAAAGCTCTATCTCACGAATGTCGTGACCGGCAAGCGCTACATCAAAAAGCTGGTCGAAGACGGCATTGTGGACGGCTGGGACGATCCGCGTCTGGTCTCGATTGCGGCGCTCCGCCGGAGAGGCTATACGCCGGAATCCATCAAGCGCTTTGTCGAGTTGGTCGGTGTTTCGAAGGCAAATTCTTCGGTTGACTCCGCGATGCTCGAGTACTGCATCCGCGAGGATTTGAAGCTGTCCCGCGCTCGTATGATGGCGGTCTTAAAGCCGCTCAAGCTGATCATCGACAACTATCCGGAAGGACAGATCGAGGAGCTTGAGATGCCGAATAACCTCGAGAATCCGGAACTCGGCAGCCGCGTGATTCCGTTCGGCAGAGAGCTCTGGATTGAGGAGGATGACTTCCGCGAGGAGCCGCCGAAGAAGTACTTCCGCCTGTTCCCGGGCAACGAGGTGCGTCTCATGGGCGCTTACTTCGTGAAGTGCGTGGGTGTCGATAAGGACGAGAACGGCAAGGTGATTGCCGTGCACTGCACCTACGATCCGGAGACCAAGAGCGGCTCGGGCTTTGAGGGCAGAAAGGTAAAGGGCACCATCCACTGGGTCAATGCCTCTACCGCGGTCAATGCCGAGTGCCGGCTCTATGAGAATCTGGTCGATGAGGAGAAGGGCAAGCTCGATGAGAACGGCAACCTGAACTTAAACCCGAACTCCCGCATTATCTTAAAGGATTGTAAACTGGAGCCGAACTTTGAGGGCGCGAAGGCCTATGACAGCTACCAGTTTGTGCGGAACGGCTTCTTCTGTGTGGATTCCAAGGATTCCACGCCGGAGAACTTGGTCTTTAACCGCATTGTCTCGCTGAAGAGCAGCTTTAAGCTCTGA